In one window of Miscanthus floridulus cultivar M001 chromosome 12, ASM1932011v1, whole genome shotgun sequence DNA:
- the LOC136495925 gene encoding uncharacterized protein codes for MASNYRVEHINFYVIDSNTAYHAILGRPALAKFMAISHYAYLRLKIPSPTRVLALRANLSISYAYEIESLALVEATDHSIHMANVVIDTKTVPANDLEIPTMEPSHASAKSKETKEVGLNLDDPSKTIKIGAHLNPK; via the coding sequence atggctagcaactaccgtgtcgagcacatcaacttctacgtcatcGACtccaacaccgcctaccacgccatacttggtcggccagctctggccaagttcatggccatatcgcactatgcctatctgagGTTGAAGATTCCTTCACCTACAAGAGTtctggccctacgggccaacctctccatctccTATGCctatgagatagagagtctcgctctcgtcGAAGCCACCGACCATTCCATCCATATGGCCAACGTGGTCATCGACACCAAGACGGTGCCCGCCAATGACCTGGAGATCCCAACGATGGAGCCTTCGcatgcctctgccaagtccaaggaaaccaaggaggttggcctcaacctcgatgacccctccaagaccatcaagattggggctcacctcaaccctaaatag